In Cyanobacteria bacterium FACHB-DQ100, one DNA window encodes the following:
- a CDS encoding DUF305 domain-containing protein: MIHRQPIIFYSLAGVLAGSIIAALILLTAKPTAPTFSSSQPSQTDLNSATPDRSTPTPLELRRHGQADQHFIVMMIPHHEDAVEMSKLALQRATHPELKTLASTIQTTQTREIEQMRTWYKQWYGTEVPAWQSGVHNSSMRHQGMMRMRSDLAALQSAKDFDRAFLEEMIPHHQMAVMMAQMLLSNPQHPELRDLATSVIKTQTDDINQMQQWYQSWYPTDAPMAGLR; this comes from the coding sequence ATGATTCATCGCCAACCGATTATTTTTTATAGTCTTGCTGGTGTTCTAGCCGGAAGCATTATTGCCGCCTTGATTCTGCTGACCGCTAAGCCAACGGCTCCAACTTTTTCTAGCAGTCAGCCCTCTCAGACTGACTTAAATTCAGCAACTCCCGATCGTTCGACACCTACTCCCTTAGAACTCAGAAGACACGGGCAAGCTGATCAGCACTTTATTGTAATGATGATTCCGCATCATGAAGATGCTGTAGAGATGTCTAAGTTAGCTCTACAGCGCGCAACGCATCCTGAGCTTAAAACGTTAGCAAGCACCATTCAAACCACTCAAACCCGCGAAATTGAGCAGATGAGAACCTGGTACAAGCAGTGGTACGGAACGGAGGTTCCTGCATGGCAGTCTGGTGTTCATAATTCTAGTATGAGACACCAAGGAATGATGAGGATGCGAAGCGATCTTGCAGCGCTACAATCTGCAAAAGACTTCGATCGAGCTTTTCTAGAAGAGATGATTCCGCACCATCAAATGGCAGTCATGATGGCACAAATGTTACTGTCAAATCCCCAGCATCCTGAACTTCGGGATTTAGCTACATCGGTGATTAAAACTCAAACAGATGACATCAATCAGATGCAACAGTGGTATCAATCTTGGTATCCAACTGACGCGCCAATGGCAGGACTGCGTTAA
- a CDS encoding response regulator has translation MIAKRILMIDDDSLIREVTQICLETVAGWEVTTAGSGQEGLAKAETTQPDAILLDVMMPDMDGISTFQKLQSNPITQSIPVILLSAKVLPDERSSYEKMGFKAVIVKPFEPVHLSAEIAQVLGWDTPRV, from the coding sequence ATGATAGCTAAGCGCATTTTGATGATCGACGATGATTCCTTAATTCGAGAAGTGACCCAAATTTGTCTAGAAACGGTTGCAGGCTGGGAAGTGACAACTGCTGGCTCCGGACAAGAAGGATTAGCCAAGGCTGAGACAACGCAGCCAGACGCGATTTTACTCGACGTGATGATGCCTGACATGGATGGAATTTCAACCTTTCAGAAATTACAGTCCAACCCTATAACTCAGTCTATTCCAGTAATTTTGCTCAGCGCAAAAGTCCTACCAGACGAGCGTTCCTCTTACGAAAAGATGGGATTTAAGGCTGTAATCGTCAAGCCCTTCGAGCCAGTCCACTTATCAGCCGAAATTGCTCAAGTGCTAGGCTGGGACACTCCAAGAGTTTGA
- a CDS encoding universal stress protein, whose amino-acid sequence MFQKILAVLDPTQSCHCVLTTALSYARANQAQIRLITSSEDKLLIEAGSDAYIDIAQLVEQTDQALVEAAQLWNADLIVTARALNPELQRTLPCSVLIVRQDDQTISITMQLKPLAPNLEVRSHLERLLALTPSL is encoded by the coding sequence ATGTTTCAAAAAATTCTCGCTGTTCTCGACCCTACTCAATCCTGTCATTGTGTTCTGACTACGGCTCTTAGTTACGCCAGAGCAAATCAAGCTCAGATCCGTCTGATAACTTCATCTGAAGATAAGCTTCTAATCGAGGCTGGGAGTGATGCTTACATCGACATCGCTCAGCTTGTAGAACAAACAGATCAAGCCTTAGTTGAAGCAGCTCAGCTTTGGAATGCGGATCTTATTGTTACGGCTCGCGCTTTGAATCCAGAGTTGCAGCGAACATTGCCTTGCTCGGTTTTGATCGTGCGGCAAGACGATCAAACGATTTCAATCACCATGCAGTTAAAACCGCTAGCTCCCAACTTAGAAGTACGTAGCCATCTAGAAAGACTCCTCGCTCTCACTCCCAGTTTGTAA
- a CDS encoding response regulator, whose translation MRILVIEDDRLTAETLATILTAHHYAIEVATTGKAGLALLNSFEYDLLILDIGLPDLDGIEVCRRIRSIPAQLPILLLTAYQSYHDRALGLDAGADDYLVKPFDEEELMARIRALLRRGNAASSPLLEWNDLQLDPSTCEVQYRSHPLILTPKEYALLELFLRNGRRVFSCGSIIEHLWAFEDAPSEEAVRTHIKGLRQKLKSAGAPPDFIETVYGIGYRLKPISSVPTDARSVKQELRSKLSTIWHHHKDQVTQQIAIIEKSVHQANARVQPQAIQQAHSLIGSLGSLGFSEGSQIARQIESILAKPSLNAKSLKQLKELISTLRRVIDLPASTTDQTCAESRTDLPKATIPQPLILIVSRDPSFINPIEREMCVWNYQNAIASTPKSVIKLCENESPSLVLLDLECFDSLNTGLELLSSFQHHSPVIPAIVFTARNDFTERLEVVRRGGRLLLPRSTTGAQTLEAIHQVIPKTPHPSARILIVDDDIALLEVLVKRLSLSGLNVFTLNNSHCLCEALETIAPDVLILDLEFSDVNGIELCQVVRNDWRWLHLPIIILATQSRSDAIAPAFTAGADDFVSKPILESELVARLFNQLERVKLLRQLTETDWLTGAANRQKSTQSLEAFLRSSDCNNQPTALAVIDIDRLRDVNAQYGYTAGDSVLRQFAILLQQSFCDEDIVARWGGEEFVVGMYGMTREDGVQRLIRVLERINQQAMLTDTGEALQVTFSAGVAQYPADGKDLRTLYRVANLALRQAKRLQQEAHPYGSILPAESELLLKS comes from the coding sequence ATGAGAATTCTAGTCATCGAAGACGACAGGTTGACCGCAGAGACGCTCGCGACCATTCTCACTGCTCATCACTACGCGATCGAAGTTGCAACAACCGGAAAAGCAGGACTCGCCCTGCTTAATAGCTTTGAATATGACTTACTAATTCTAGATATAGGACTACCTGATCTCGACGGCATCGAAGTTTGTCGGCGTATCCGCTCAATTCCAGCCCAACTCCCGATTCTGCTCCTAACTGCTTATCAGAGCTATCACGATCGAGCGCTTGGGCTTGATGCAGGCGCGGATGATTACTTGGTCAAGCCCTTCGATGAGGAGGAGCTAATGGCACGAATTCGCGCCCTGCTTAGACGAGGGAATGCTGCATCCTCACCGCTCCTAGAATGGAACGACCTTCAACTCGATCCGAGTACCTGTGAAGTTCAGTATCGATCGCATCCCCTCATCCTTACGCCTAAAGAATATGCACTGCTTGAACTCTTTCTGCGTAACGGACGGCGCGTTTTTAGCTGCGGTAGTATCATCGAACACTTATGGGCATTTGAAGATGCACCCAGTGAAGAAGCGGTCAGAACACACATTAAAGGATTGCGGCAAAAGCTTAAGTCCGCAGGTGCACCCCCTGATTTTATCGAAACAGTATATGGAATAGGCTATCGATTGAAGCCAATCAGTTCAGTTCCTACTGATGCTCGATCGGTAAAACAGGAGCTTCGATCGAAACTGAGTACAATCTGGCACCATCACAAAGATCAAGTCACTCAGCAAATTGCCATCATTGAGAAGTCGGTGCATCAGGCAAATGCGAGAGTACAGCCGCAAGCGATTCAGCAAGCTCATTCACTCATAGGATCACTCGGATCACTGGGTTTTTCAGAAGGATCGCAAATTGCACGCCAGATTGAATCGATTCTAGCGAAACCATCCCTGAACGCCAAAAGCTTAAAGCAATTGAAGGAACTGATCTCAACTTTGCGCCGAGTGATTGATCTTCCTGCTTCTACAACTGATCAAACCTGCGCGGAATCGCGTACAGATCTACCTAAAGCAACCATACCCCAGCCCCTCATCTTGATCGTCTCGCGTGATCCTAGTTTTATTAACCCAATTGAAAGAGAGATGTGCGTCTGGAACTATCAAAACGCGATCGCATCAACTCCTAAATCCGTCATTAAGCTTTGTGAGAATGAATCCCCCAGCCTTGTCCTGCTTGATCTCGAATGCTTTGACTCGTTAAACACTGGACTAGAATTGCTTTCATCTTTTCAGCACCATTCCCCTGTAATTCCGGCGATCGTATTTACGGCTCGAAATGACTTTACTGAGCGTTTAGAAGTGGTTCGACGAGGCGGACGACTTCTGCTTCCAAGATCAACCACAGGAGCACAAACTCTAGAAGCAATTCATCAAGTCATTCCAAAAACTCCACACCCTTCAGCAAGGATTTTAATAGTAGACGATGATATTGCTCTATTAGAGGTCTTAGTTAAACGATTAAGCCTATCGGGCTTAAATGTATTCACTTTGAATAATTCCCACTGCCTTTGTGAAGCCCTAGAAACCATTGCACCAGATGTGTTAATACTCGATCTTGAGTTCTCGGATGTGAATGGAATTGAGCTATGCCAGGTCGTTCGTAATGACTGGCGCTGGCTTCATCTCCCTATAATTATACTGGCAACACAGTCGCGCTCTGATGCAATCGCGCCAGCCTTTACTGCTGGAGCTGATGATTTCGTTAGCAAGCCAATCCTTGAATCAGAGTTAGTAGCACGTCTATTCAACCAATTAGAACGAGTAAAATTGCTGCGACAGCTCACAGAAACTGATTGGCTTACAGGCGCTGCAAACCGACAAAAATCGACACAAAGCCTAGAGGCATTTTTACGATCGTCAGACTGTAATAATCAACCGACTGCGCTTGCAGTAATTGACATCGATCGCTTACGAGATGTGAATGCTCAATACGGTTATACAGCAGGAGATTCCGTGCTGCGGCAGTTTGCTATTTTGCTCCAACAATCTTTCTGCGACGAGGATATTGTTGCTCGCTGGGGCGGCGAAGAATTTGTCGTTGGAATGTATGGCATGACGCGAGAAGACGGTGTACAGCGCTTGATTCGAGTGCTAGAACGCATCAATCAGCAAGCAATGCTAACCGACACTGGGGAAGCCTTGCAAGTGACCTTCAGTGCAGGAGTTGCACAGTATCCCGCTGACGGCAAAGACTTAAGGACTCTGTATCGTGTTGCAAATTTGGCACTCCGTCAAGCAAAACGATTGCAGCAAGAAGCGCATCCCTATGGTTCAATTCTTCCCGCAGAATCCGAACTTTTGCTGAAATCCTGA
- a CDS encoding NYN domain-containing protein encodes MQLVSRSTQASTQASSPLPSVNQPGTAQSERIVVFIDGANLFYAAMQLGVEIDYTRLLHCLTKGRSLIRAYFYTGVDRANEKQQRFLLWMRHNGYRVIAKDLIQYPDGSKKADLNIEMAVDMLTLSEHCDTIVLLSGTGDLTYAVNHVSYRGVQVEVVSLPTMVSESLINVCDRFTDLTKLRSEIEKLRPS; translated from the coding sequence ATGCAATTAGTTTCACGATCAACCCAAGCCTCTACGCAAGCCAGTTCACCGCTTCCAAGCGTTAACCAACCTGGAACCGCTCAATCTGAACGAATCGTTGTTTTTATCGATGGCGCAAACTTGTTTTATGCAGCGATGCAGCTTGGGGTCGAGATTGACTATACCCGACTGTTGCACTGTTTAACCAAAGGTCGATCGCTGATTCGCGCCTATTTCTACACTGGAGTCGATCGAGCGAATGAAAAACAGCAGCGCTTTCTGCTCTGGATGCGCCATAATGGCTATCGAGTTATCGCTAAAGACTTAATTCAATATCCCGATGGCTCTAAAAAAGCAGATCTCAACATTGAAATGGCGGTTGATATGCTGACGCTTTCCGAACACTGCGACACGATCGTATTACTGAGTGGCACTGGAGATTTAACTTATGCAGTGAACCATGTGTCGTATCGGGGTGTTCAAGTTGAAGTTGTCAGCTTACCGACAATGGTGAGTGAGAGCTTGATTAATGTGTGCGATCGCTTTACCGATCTAACCAAGCTGAGATCTGAGATTGAGAAGCTCCGTCCAAGTTAA
- a CDS encoding ATP-binding cassette domain-containing protein, whose protein sequence is MNTTESGTITSVQSSLTQPFLTLKNVVKVYNTRTGPQTIIKDIHLDVKQGEFICVIGHSGCGKSTMLNTVSGFVTPTEGEVRLKGKLVEKPGPDRMMVFQNYALLPWLTAFENVYLAIDSVFPQKSNSEKTTIVNEHLAMVGLAEAAQKKPPQMSGGMRQRVAIARALSLRPEVLVLDEPFGALDAITKEELQEELAKICLDHGCTVLMVTHDIDEALFLADRLVMMTNGPEATIGEILTIPFVRPRDRAQVMEDPLYYDLRNQALDFLYNRFAHDDIE, encoded by the coding sequence ATGAACACAACAGAATCAGGTACCATTACTTCTGTTCAATCATCGTTGACCCAACCGTTTCTTACTTTAAAGAATGTCGTTAAGGTCTATAACACTCGTACCGGGCCTCAAACGATCATTAAAGATATTCATCTTGACGTGAAGCAGGGTGAGTTTATCTGTGTGATCGGTCACTCTGGTTGCGGTAAGTCCACGATGCTGAACACGGTTTCTGGGTTTGTGACTCCGACTGAAGGCGAAGTGAGACTGAAAGGGAAACTGGTTGAAAAACCAGGCCCCGATCGCATGATGGTGTTCCAAAACTATGCGCTGCTTCCCTGGTTGACTGCGTTTGAGAATGTTTATTTGGCGATCGATTCCGTTTTCCCACAAAAATCGAACTCTGAGAAAACCACGATCGTGAACGAGCACTTGGCGATGGTGGGTTTGGCGGAAGCCGCGCAGAAAAAGCCGCCTCAGATGTCAGGTGGGATGAGACAGCGCGTTGCGATCGCTCGTGCCTTGTCGCTCCGTCCTGAAGTGCTGGTTCTCGATGAGCCATTTGGAGCATTGGACGCAATTACCAAAGAAGAATTGCAGGAAGAACTCGCAAAGATCTGCTTGGATCATGGTTGTACCGTGCTGATGGTAACGCACGATATCGACGAAGCGTTGTTCCTCGCGGATCGTCTAGTAATGATGACGAATGGCCCCGAAGCAACGATCGGAGAAATCCTCACGATTCCGTTTGTTCGTCCTCGCGATCGTGCTCAAGTGATGGAAGATCCGCTCTACTACGATTTGCGGAACCAAGCGCTAGACTTCCTTTACAACCGCTTTGCTCACGACGATATTGAATAA
- a CDS encoding ABC transporter substrate-binding protein, translating to MSSFVSVEQVDKSFPLPGGQEYIALKGIDLQIRKGEFISLIGHSGCGKSTLLNMIAGLDSPTGGIVTLEGLAVKQPGPDRMVVFQNYSLLPWLTVRENVGLAVDEVLTEKSPQERVELTEKYIRLVGLGHAIDKYPHEISGGMKQRVSIARGLAIQPKLLLLDEPFGALDALTRGNLQEQLIKICEENQVTAVMVTHDVDEAVLLSDRIVMLTNGPSSKIGNILDVDIPRPRKRMEVVKHPSYYSLRSELIYFLNQQKRVKKIRAQKVATVARHGLEKVNLEIGFVPLTACAPLAVAKEKGFFTKHGLDEVSLARETSWRGIVDGMTAGYLDAAQMPAGMPLWITLGGNERNDNPTVVTSLTMTRNGNGITLDRRFQEQGVDSLESFKAMVERSPENPHRFGVVHPSSMHNLLLRYWLASAGIDPDHQVHLQIIPPAQMVVDLKAGTIDGFCVGDPWNLRAEREGVGTTIASDIDIWRGHVGKVLGVREEWAAKYPNTHIALVKALLEACRYCANPENTTEIRQILSRKEYVATQVEYIQLGLGTSDPAHHLFFGEGANRPSRTEHLWIMTQMARWGDIPLPRNWVEVLEKTCRVDVFSTAARELGLAELSYARNKIELFDGVPFNAEDPIAYLNSLAIRRDYTMAEIALQPARATA from the coding sequence ATGAGCAGTTTTGTTTCTGTTGAACAGGTTGACAAGTCGTTTCCGCTTCCGGGTGGACAAGAGTACATAGCACTCAAAGGCATCGATTTACAGATTAGAAAGGGCGAATTCATTTCGCTGATCGGTCACTCTGGTTGCGGTAAGTCCACGCTGCTGAATATGATTGCAGGCTTGGATAGTCCAACCGGCGGCATTGTCACCCTAGAAGGACTGGCAGTAAAGCAACCCGGCCCCGATCGCATGGTTGTGTTCCAAAACTACTCGCTCTTACCGTGGTTAACGGTACGCGAGAACGTCGGATTGGCAGTGGATGAAGTGCTGACTGAGAAATCGCCCCAAGAGCGTGTAGAACTGACCGAGAAGTACATCAGATTAGTCGGACTCGGACACGCGATCGACAAGTATCCGCACGAAATTTCCGGCGGGATGAAGCAGCGGGTTTCGATCGCTCGGGGTCTGGCAATTCAGCCCAAGCTGCTGTTGCTTGATGAGCCGTTCGGTGCGTTGGATGCTTTGACCAGAGGCAACCTACAGGAGCAATTGATCAAGATCTGTGAAGAGAACCAAGTCACCGCCGTCATGGTGACGCACGATGTGGATGAGGCAGTGTTGCTCAGCGATCGCATCGTCATGCTGACCAACGGGCCAAGTTCCAAGATTGGCAACATTCTCGATGTCGATATTCCGCGTCCGCGTAAACGGATGGAAGTGGTGAAGCACCCTAGCTATTACAGCTTGCGGAGCGAACTGATCTACTTCTTGAACCAGCAAAAGCGCGTGAAGAAAATCCGAGCGCAGAAAGTTGCAACGGTTGCGCGACATGGCTTAGAGAAAGTCAACCTCGAAATCGGCTTTGTGCCGCTCACCGCTTGCGCTCCGCTAGCGGTTGCAAAAGAGAAAGGCTTCTTTACAAAGCATGGTCTCGATGAAGTGTCGTTGGCACGGGAAACAAGCTGGCGCGGCATTGTAGACGGTATGACTGCTGGCTACTTAGATGCGGCTCAGATGCCTGCTGGAATGCCTCTGTGGATTACACTCGGTGGCAATGAGCGCAATGATAACCCCACAGTAGTTACGTCATTAACAATGACCCGTAATGGGAATGGCATCACCCTCGATCGCCGCTTCCAAGAACAAGGCGTGGATTCCTTGGAAAGCTTCAAAGCAATGGTTGAGCGCTCTCCCGAAAATCCACACCGCTTCGGCGTGGTTCATCCCTCCTCGATGCACAATCTGCTGCTCCGCTACTGGTTAGCTTCTGCCGGAATCGACCCCGATCACCAAGTGCATCTGCAAATCATTCCCCCCGCGCAAATGGTAGTGGACTTAAAAGCAGGCACGATCGATGGATTCTGCGTCGGCGACCCGTGGAACCTCAGGGCAGAGCGCGAAGGCGTTGGCACCACGATCGCATCGGATATCGATATCTGGCGCGGTCACGTCGGTAAAGTTCTCGGTGTGCGTGAAGAATGGGCAGCAAAATACCCGAATACGCACATTGCCCTGGTGAAAGCGTTACTCGAAGCCTGCCGCTACTGTGCCAATCCAGAAAACACGACCGAGATTCGTCAAATCCTGTCGCGTAAAGAATATGTTGCAACTCAGGTAGAGTATATTCAGCTAGGGTTAGGAACTTCTGATCCAGCCCATCATCTCTTCTTCGGCGAAGGCGCGAACCGTCCGAGCCGGACTGAGCATCTCTGGATCATGACGCAGATGGCGCGATGGGGTGACATTCCTCTGCCGCGCAACTGGGTGGAAGTATTGGAAAAAACCTGCCGCGTCGATGTGTTTAGTACAGCAGCGCGGGAGTTGGGTCTGGCAGAACTGAGCTACGCCCGCAACAAAATCGAATTGTTTGATGGCGTTCCCTTCAATGCGGAAGACCCGATCGCTTACCTCAACAGCTTAGCGATCAGGCGGGACTACACAATGGCAGAGATTGCTCTGCAACCCGCAAGAGCCACTGCTTAG
- the ntrB gene encoding nitrate ABC transporter permease yields the protein MTATLGKSRAGLGGINFAKIGKEILPPLIAIAIFLIVWELLSAAKVILLPPPSSLWTEERTRELLLYPFFDRGGTDKGIFWQTFASLQRVAFSYTAAAIVGVAIGILVGTKPLISKALDPLFMFLRTVPPLAWVPISLAALQKNEPAALFVIFITAIWPILINTAVGVKEIPQDYNNVAKVLQISPKKYFFKILLPSALPYIFTGMRISIGLAWLAIIAAEIVMSGIVGIGFFIWEAYQNNYISEVILALVYIGAVGLLLDRFVGWIQSLIVKQ from the coding sequence ATGACAGCTACGTTGGGGAAGAGTAGAGCAGGATTGGGCGGAATTAATTTTGCGAAGATCGGCAAAGAAATTTTGCCGCCTTTGATTGCGATCGCAATCTTCTTAATCGTTTGGGAATTGCTTTCGGCGGCGAAAGTAATTCTTCTGCCGCCGCCATCAAGCCTGTGGACAGAAGAGCGGACACGAGAACTGCTGTTATATCCGTTCTTCGATCGCGGTGGCACCGATAAAGGGATTTTCTGGCAAACCTTCGCGAGTCTGCAACGGGTTGCATTTAGCTACACTGCGGCTGCGATTGTGGGAGTTGCGATCGGAATTCTCGTAGGCACAAAGCCTCTGATCTCAAAAGCCCTCGATCCGCTCTTTATGTTCCTGCGTACCGTTCCGCCGTTGGCATGGGTGCCAATTTCGCTGGCTGCACTGCAAAAGAACGAGCCTGCTGCATTGTTCGTGATTTTCATTACTGCCATTTGGCCCATTTTGATTAACACCGCAGTTGGTGTCAAAGAAATTCCTCAGGACTACAACAACGTTGCAAAAGTGCTGCAAATCTCGCCGAAAAAATACTTCTTCAAGATTTTGCTGCCGTCTGCGCTGCCTTACATCTTTACTGGCATGAGAATCTCGATCGGTCTTGCATGGCTGGCAATTATCGCGGCAGAAATCGTGATGTCCGGGATTGTGGGAATCGGTTTCTTTATCTGGGAAGCGTATCAGAACAACTACATCAGTGAAGTGATTCTGGCGTTGGTCTATATCGGTGCAGTGGGTTTGTTGCTCGATCGCTTCGTGGGCTGGATTCAGTCCCTCATTGTTAAACAGTAA
- a CDS encoding ABC transporter substrate-binding protein, translated as MTEFDFLTRRKFLWTASAAAGAVALKGCTLTPPSPSDMSPKAQVLSLSPAEQPETTRIKLGYIAIVESAPLIIAQEKGFFARYGMANVELSKQPSWGAARDNAELGSANGGIDGGQWQMPIPHLLSEGLITKGNRKIPMVVLSQLCTHGNGVAVANTHIGKGFELNLAKSGGADYIRELKKAGTPFRAAYTFPKVNQDFWIRYWMAANGIDPNTEINLMAVPSAQTVANMKTGTMDAFSTGDPWPYRIVRDRVGFLAVLTAQVWQYHPEEYLAVRKEWIEKHPKATKAVLKAVMEAQMWCDKPENKEELSRILAQRKFFNVPPDFLRGPYAGQYQLGDTQKTENNPELAVKYWKDGRGSVSYPYKSHDLWFLTESVRWGFLPQGALGEADRIVNEVNGEKFWKEAAREMGVAQAEIPQESSRGVEKFFDGAEFDPTKPQAYLDSLKFKSLKA; from the coding sequence ATGACCGAATTCGACTTCTTGACTCGCCGAAAGTTCTTATGGACGGCTAGTGCAGCAGCCGGAGCCGTTGCACTAAAAGGGTGTACCTTAACTCCCCCTTCTCCGTCCGATATGTCCCCAAAAGCGCAAGTTCTTTCACTTTCGCCAGCTGAACAGCCCGAAACCACTCGGATCAAACTCGGTTATATTGCGATCGTTGAATCTGCTCCCTTGATTATTGCTCAAGAAAAAGGATTCTTCGCTCGGTATGGCATGGCGAATGTAGAACTTTCTAAACAGCCGTCGTGGGGAGCAGCTCGCGATAATGCTGAACTCGGCTCAGCCAATGGCGGTATCGACGGTGGACAATGGCAAATGCCAATCCCCCATCTGTTGAGTGAAGGATTGATCACCAAAGGAAACCGTAAGATTCCAATGGTTGTTCTATCGCAGCTTTGTACGCATGGCAACGGAGTTGCAGTTGCAAACACTCACATTGGCAAAGGCTTCGAGTTAAACCTGGCAAAATCTGGTGGAGCAGATTACATTCGCGAGCTGAAAAAGGCAGGGACACCCTTTAGAGCCGCTTATACGTTTCCCAAGGTGAACCAAGACTTTTGGATTCGGTACTGGATGGCAGCAAACGGTATTGACCCAAACACTGAAATCAATTTGATGGCAGTTCCATCCGCGCAGACGGTTGCCAACATGAAAACGGGAACAATGGATGCCTTTAGCACAGGTGACCCTTGGCCCTACCGGATCGTGCGCGATCGTGTCGGCTTCCTCGCTGTCTTAACGGCACAAGTTTGGCAATATCACCCTGAAGAATACCTCGCAGTTCGCAAAGAATGGATCGAGAAACACCCGAAAGCAACCAAAGCTGTCCTCAAAGCGGTGATGGAAGCTCAGATGTGGTGCGACAAGCCAGAAAACAAAGAAGAACTCTCTCGGATCTTAGCGCAGCGTAAGTTCTTCAATGTTCCGCCCGACTTCCTACGTGGGCCTTATGCGGGACAGTATCAGTTAGGCGACACCCAGAAAACCGAGAACAACCCAGAACTCGCGGTCAAATACTGGAAGGACGGCAGAGGCAGCGTGTCTTATCCCTATAAGAGCCACGATCTGTGGTTCCTCACTGAAAGTGTACGCTGGGGATTCCTGCCGCAGGGCGCACTCGGAGAAGCCGATCGCATTGTGAACGAAGTCAACGGCGAGAAGTTTTGGAAAGAAGCCGCTCGGGAAATGGGAGTGGCACAAGCAGAAATTCCACAAGAGTCATCGCGTGGAGTTGAAAAGTTTTTTGATGGCGCGGAATTTGATCCAACAAAACCGCAGGCGTATCTTGACAGTTTGAAGTTCAAGAGTTTGAAAGCCTAG
- a CDS encoding SpoIID/LytB domain-containing protein: protein MWRKSILEWLKHRPWLFVPFLALIPLAGLYLSQHTQTEAKSVPAPAAASPSPTPIVLSSPLPQPSLKPSPKSTLTPIDPKKYTKEQAAINERSKAAFAASVGTVDSLIEMQVAIAMGQPTISITASQGATISGAEGRSLSQLAAGNPYTIQAAGDQISFGNGQLPGMVMIQPAPNGVLYLGDKPYRGRFLLAAQGGRIWVVNYIDLRHYLYSVVASEVSPSWNKEALKAQAVAARSYALTYYFRRAQPLYHMGSDEYFQVYSGISRESERTNRAVDQTAGEFISYRGGIVESLYAASDDIVAEAFRGRGMSQLGALELAESGHTYRQILARYYPKTGIARIEQDHE, encoded by the coding sequence ATGTGGCGTAAATCAATCTTAGAGTGGCTGAAACATCGTCCTTGGCTATTCGTGCCGTTTCTGGCATTGATTCCTCTAGCTGGGCTGTACTTAAGTCAACACACTCAAACCGAGGCAAAATCTGTACCGGCTCCGGCTGCTGCGTCGCCAAGTCCTACACCGATTGTGCTCTCCTCGCCTCTGCCACAGCCAAGCCTTAAACCTTCTCCAAAATCAACCTTAACGCCGATCGACCCGAAGAAATATACAAAAGAACAAGCCGCTATTAATGAGCGATCGAAAGCCGCATTTGCCGCATCCGTAGGAACCGTGGATTCGCTGATTGAGATGCAGGTAGCGATCGCAATGGGGCAGCCCACAATTTCGATTACTGCCTCTCAAGGGGCGACAATTTCAGGTGCAGAGGGTCGATCGCTAAGTCAGCTTGCGGCAGGAAATCCTTATACCATTCAGGCAGCAGGCGACCAGATCAGTTTTGGCAATGGACAGTTGCCGGGAATGGTAATGATTCAGCCTGCACCGAATGGAGTGCTGTATTTGGGTGACAAGCCGTATCGAGGGCGCTTTTTGTTAGCGGCGCAGGGTGGGCGAATTTGGGTCGTCAATTATATTGATCTACGTCACTATCTCTATAGTGTGGTTGCGAGTGAAGTGTCGCCCAGTTGGAACAAAGAAGCCCTGAAAGCACAGGCGGTTGCGGCACGATCGTATGCGCTGACTTATTATTTTCGACGGGCGCAACCGCTCTATCACATGGGGTCGGACGAGTATTTTCAGGTCTATAGCGGAATATCGCGGGAATCAGAACGCACGAATCGAGCCGTGGATCAGACTGCGGGTGAATTCATTAGCTACAGGGGCGGGATTGTCGAGTCGCTGTATGCTGCCTCAGATGACATTGTTGCGGAGGCGTTTCGCGGTCGAGGAATGAGCCAGCTTGGTGCATTGGAACTCGCAGAAAGCGGACATACCTATCGGCAAATTTTAGCGCGGTACTATCCGAAAACCGGAATTGCGAGGATTGAGCAAGACCACGAATGA